In Triticum urartu cultivar G1812 chromosome 6, Tu2.1, whole genome shotgun sequence, the following proteins share a genomic window:
- the LOC125517396 gene encoding transcription initiation factor TFIID subunit 12b-like: MADPPSLASPASQQPDQLAASDSIPPNSNPQIPLPPIVSSVQVNPASAVTGGRSTDLPPQLQAPSRAQAAEGAGGFGAIHRSGQAPLAPAVGQPPRYATAGTTYATQMTFPGGGGQLRQQPGLRAAMFGQGQPRMLQGQGNAASAAQYGLQFQPTMMAQPGQRGVVQGVQFNTPTAQAQSMGASLMNQMRPNGITTPYGAQTQQRSAYHAQMRPQQQPGSSQNGPVVQMLPTHQMQSAMASPVSPHQRQQEQMMQLIQQLQQRGLNRQQIAQALQRLPHLNAQHLNQQRRQQQQASPRMPASSAGKPANMAGSQPATPSSGGTAAGANAPHQGGGNCSQLLGKRKIHDLVAQVDPLCEVDPEVEDLILEIADDFINTAADFACRLAKHRKSSVVEAKDVLLHLQKNCHLSAPGFPQERM, translated from the coding sequence ATGGCTGATCCGCCATCCCTAGCCTCCCCCGCATCGCAGCAGCCCGACCAGCTCGCCGCCTCTGATTCCATCCCGCCGAACTCCAACCCCCAAATCCCCCTGCCCCCCATCGTTTCCTCCGTGCAGGTCAACCCGGCGTCGGCTGTTACGGGAGGCAGATCCACGGACCTCCCGCCGCAGCTGCAGGCGCCTTCTCGCGCGCAGGCGGCTGAAGGCGCCGGAGGATTCGGTGCGATCcaccgctcgggccaggcccccCTCGCCCCCGCCGTCGGCCAGCCTCCACGGTACGCGACAGCCGGCACGACATATGCCACGCAGATGACCTTCCCGGGCGGCGGGGGGCAGTTGCGCCAGCAGCCGGGGCTGCGCGCGGCCATGTTTGGGCAGGGGCAGCCGAGGATGCTTCAAGGGCAGGGCAACGCAGCCTCCGCGGCGCAGTACGGGCTCCAGTTCCAGCCAACGATGATGGCGCAGCCAGGGCAGAGGGGCGTGGTACAAGGCGTGCAATTCAACACTCCCACTGCACAAGCGCAGTCCATGGGTGCTTCCCTGATGAACCAGATGAGGCCTAATGGAATTACTACCCCATATGGTGCTCAAACTCAGCAACGTTCTGCCTATCATGCACAAATGAGGCCACAGCAGCAACCTGGATCATCACAAAATGGTCCTGTGGTGCAGATGTTACCAACGCATCAGATGCAATCGGCAATGGCCTCGCCTGTTTCTCCACATCAACGCCAGCAAGAACAAATGATGCAACTGATACAACAACTTCAGCAGAGAGGATTGAATCGCCAGCAGATTGCGCAGGCGCTACAGCGACTTCCCCATCTTAATGCCCAACATCTGAACCAGCAGCGACGGCAACAACAGCAAGCATCTCCAAGGATGCCAGCATCATCCGCAGGGAAGCCCGCAAACATGGCAGGATCGCAGCCGGCTACACCTTCCTCAGGCGGAACCGCGGCGGGTGCAAATGCGCCGCATCAAGGAGGGGGAAATTGCAGCCAACTTCTTGGGAAGAGAAAGATACATGATTTGGTGGCGCAGGTGGATCCACTCTGCGAGGTTGATCCAGAGGTGGAAGATTTGATCCTGGAGATTGCCGACGACTTCATTAACACAGCGGCTGATTTTGCGTGCAGGCTTGCAAAGCACAGGAAATCATCGGTTGTGGAAGCCAAGGATGTGCTACTGCACCTGCAGAAGAATTGTCACCTGTCCGCTCCTGGTTTCCCACAGGAGAGGATGTGA